The following are from one region of the Paenibacillus sp. JZ16 genome:
- a CDS encoding methyltransferase domain-containing protein — protein MRDMLAKNIHRYRKERGLTQEGLAHKLGVTFQAVSKWETGQTMPDIALLPELSLLLDVSIDKLFGYSVTGKPISIYEEEYKTPEYYWGTEPNAACYQVLEMIPPTRRVKLLDIGCGEGKDAVFFARNGYDVTAFDISDAGIEKTKRLADHIGVHVNVFKADISDYRLDSEFDVLYSSGVLHYIRPEYREEIFANYKKFTSAEGLHCLNVFVQKPFIAPPPEDEPYAYDWKSGELMMHYHDWLIHSCPEVIFDCNSSGIPHRHAMSKLIAQKA, from the coding sequence ATGAGAGACATGTTAGCCAAAAATATTCATCGATACCGCAAAGAACGGGGGCTCACCCAGGAGGGGTTGGCCCACAAGCTGGGCGTGACGTTCCAGGCGGTGTCCAAGTGGGAAACGGGACAGACCATGCCCGATATTGCGCTGCTTCCGGAGCTGTCACTGCTGCTTGATGTCAGCATCGATAAGTTGTTTGGTTATTCTGTGACGGGCAAGCCAATCAGCATATATGAAGAGGAGTACAAAACACCGGAGTACTATTGGGGCACGGAGCCGAATGCAGCCTGTTATCAGGTGCTAGAAATGATCCCTCCCACAAGAAGGGTGAAGCTGCTGGATATCGGTTGCGGGGAAGGGAAGGATGCCGTGTTTTTTGCGCGTAACGGCTATGATGTCACAGCATTCGACATTTCGGATGCGGGGATTGAGAAAACGAAGCGTTTGGCCGATCATATTGGGGTTCACGTGAACGTATTTAAGGCGGATATTTCGGATTACCGTTTGGATTCGGAGTTTGACGTGCTGTATTCCAGCGGCGTTCTGCATTATATCAGACCCGAGTACCGTGAAGAGATCTTTGCTAATTATAAAAAATTCACGTCGGCCGAGGGGCTTCATTGCCTTAATGTATTCGTACAAAAGCCGTTCATTGCGCCTCCTCCCGAGGATGAGCCGTACGCTTACGACTGGAAATCCGGGGAGCTTATGATGCATTATCACGATTGGTTGATTCACAGCTGCCCGGAGGTGATTTTTGATTGTAACTCATCGGGTATCCCGCACCGGCATGCGATGAGTAAGTTGATTGCGCAGAAGGCGTAA
- a CDS encoding NAD-dependent malic enzyme, whose amino-acid sequence MNTSKLGGKSVIARIEMHTEEASFGEVTAAIFEAGGDIVAIDVIQTSKHTTIRDVTITVIDTIDIDIIAERIRTMSGVQLLHLSDRTFLLHLGGKIETKLKAPIQNRDDLSRVYTPDVARVCMAIHEEPRKAFTLTVKRNTVAVISDGSAVLGLGNIGPYAAMPVMEGKSMLFKQLADVDSFPICLDTQDTEGIITAIKAIAPAFGGINLEDISSPRCFEIEQRLREELDIPVFHDDQHGTAVVLYAALINALKVVGKSVENLKVVVCGIGAAGVACSKILMSAGVKNIIGVDRLGALTADQTYDHPMWQWYASNTNPERRSGSLQDVIQGADVFIGLSAGGILKRKDVQTMAERPIVFAMANPIPEILPEEAEDIAGVIATGRSDYPNQINNVLCFPGIFRGALDCRASAINEEMKLAAAEAIASAVTDKERSRHYIIPSVFNQQVVSGIRDLVIQAAIRTGVARRIPREYR is encoded by the coding sequence ATGAATACCAGCAAACTAGGCGGCAAAAGTGTCATCGCAAGAATCGAAATGCATACGGAAGAAGCAAGCTTCGGCGAAGTAACGGCCGCCATCTTCGAGGCGGGAGGCGATATCGTGGCCATTGACGTTATTCAGACGAGCAAGCATACCACGATTCGCGACGTTACCATCACAGTGATCGACACTATCGACATCGACATTATTGCCGAGCGCATTCGCACCATGTCCGGCGTTCAGCTGCTGCATCTATCTGACCGCACCTTCCTGCTCCATCTTGGAGGAAAGATTGAAACCAAGCTGAAAGCTCCGATCCAGAACCGCGACGACCTCTCCCGCGTCTATACGCCGGATGTTGCTCGCGTATGCATGGCAATCCACGAAGAACCGCGTAAAGCCTTTACGCTCACCGTCAAGCGTAACACCGTAGCTGTCATCTCCGACGGCAGCGCCGTCCTGGGACTTGGCAATATTGGCCCCTATGCGGCCATGCCGGTGATGGAGGGTAAGTCGATGCTCTTCAAGCAGCTAGCGGATGTGGACTCCTTCCCAATCTGTCTGGATACACAGGATACCGAAGGCATCATTACGGCGATCAAAGCGATCGCTCCCGCGTTTGGCGGTATCAATCTGGAGGATATCTCCTCGCCGCGATGCTTTGAGATTGAGCAGCGTCTGCGCGAGGAATTGGACATCCCGGTGTTCCATGACGACCAGCATGGAACCGCCGTCGTCCTGTATGCAGCCTTAATCAATGCGCTGAAGGTCGTCGGTAAATCCGTAGAGAATCTGAAGGTTGTCGTCTGCGGCATTGGCGCCGCCGGCGTTGCCTGCAGCAAAATACTTATGTCGGCGGGCGTGAAGAACATCATCGGCGTCGATCGCCTCGGCGCGCTGACCGCCGATCAGACGTATGACCATCCCATGTGGCAATGGTACGCCAGCAACACCAACCCCGAACGGCGCTCCGGTTCACTTCAAGACGTCATCCAGGGCGCCGACGTATTCATCGGCTTGTCTGCCGGCGGAATCCTGAAGAGAAAGGATGTTCAGACGATGGCAGAGCGCCCGATCGTCTTCGCAATGGCCAATCCGATCCCGGAGATTCTGCCGGAGGAGGCGGAGGATATCGCGGGTGTCATTGCAACAGGCCGCTCGGATTACCCGAACCAGATTAACAACGTGTTATGTTTTCCCGGTATTTTTCGCGGTGCCCTGGACTGCCGAGCCTCCGCCATCAACGAGGAGATGAAACTCGCCGCGGCCGAAGCGATCGCATCGGCGGTCACGGACAAGGAACGGAGCCGGCATTACATCATTCCGAGCGTATTCAACCAGCAAGTCGTCAGCGGCATCCGGGACCTTGTCATCCAGGCAGCCATCCGAACCGGGGTCGCGCGCCGTATTCCAAGGGAATACCGCTAA
- the trxB gene encoding thioredoxin-disulfide reductase, with protein sequence MYKSIVIGTGPAGLTAAIYLARANLKPLVIEGMQPGGQLTTTTEVENFPGFPQGIMGPELMDNMRQQAERFGAEFKSAWVESVDFSERPFKVNVEGMGELLAESVIISTGASAKYLGIPGEQENVGRGVSTCATCDGFFFRGKKIIVIGGGDSAMEEASFLTRFASSVTVVNRRTELRASKIMQDRARENEKIQWALDRTPVEVVTSETGVKGLKVRNNETGEEELIEAEGVFVAIGHTPNTGFLGNQITTDPTGYILVKPGTTETNIPGVFACGDVQDTRYRQAITAAGTGCMAAMDCEKYLEGHMVHDWSETLNK encoded by the coding sequence ATGTACAAATCAATCGTAATCGGAACAGGACCTGCCGGATTGACGGCAGCCATCTACTTGGCACGGGCGAACTTGAAGCCGCTCGTTATCGAAGGAATGCAGCCGGGCGGTCAGCTTACGACAACGACCGAGGTTGAGAACTTCCCCGGATTTCCGCAAGGAATCATGGGCCCCGAGCTGATGGATAATATGCGTCAACAAGCGGAGCGCTTCGGTGCGGAGTTCAAGAGCGCCTGGGTCGAGTCCGTTGATTTCTCCGAGCGTCCGTTCAAGGTGAATGTTGAGGGCATGGGCGAGCTTCTGGCTGAGTCCGTGATTATCTCGACGGGAGCTTCCGCGAAGTATCTCGGAATTCCGGGAGAGCAGGAGAACGTTGGTCGCGGCGTAAGCACATGCGCCACTTGCGACGGGTTCTTCTTCCGCGGGAAAAAAATCATTGTCATCGGCGGCGGCGATTCCGCGATGGAGGAAGCCAGCTTCCTGACGCGTTTTGCTTCCAGCGTTACGGTAGTGAATCGCCGCACCGAGCTGCGTGCATCCAAGATCATGCAGGATCGCGCGCGCGAGAACGAGAAGATCCAGTGGGCTCTGGACCGTACGCCGGTTGAGGTGGTTACCAGCGAAACTGGTGTAAAAGGATTGAAGGTCCGCAACAATGAAACGGGAGAAGAAGAACTGATTGAAGCGGAAGGCGTATTCGTGGCGATCGGCCATACGCCGAATACGGGCTTCCTTGGCAATCAGATTACAACCGATCCGACAGGCTATATCCTGGTTAAACCGGGAACGACAGAGACGAACATCCCGGGCGTGTTCGCTTGCGGCGATGTCCAGGACACACGTTACCGCCAAGCGATTACGGCCGCAGGCACAGGCTGTATGGCCGCTATGGACTGCGAGAAATATCTCGAAGGCCATATGGTGCATGACTGGAGCGAAACGCTGAATAAATAA
- a CDS encoding DUF2642 domain-containing protein, with the protein MNNHNHFGYPAPPAGYAPGYYAYPPPQPIPPNYAPRTPAIPQPAHYAALVEPVFIEHLLRHKGAKVVIMTTAGKVDGILSGVAVDHLQLTVGDHKALHIRLAEVVYFEGVPF; encoded by the coding sequence ATGAACAACCATAATCATTTTGGTTATCCAGCCCCGCCTGCGGGTTATGCACCGGGTTACTATGCCTATCCCCCGCCCCAACCTATACCGCCGAATTACGCGCCGCGTACCCCGGCAATTCCGCAGCCAGCCCACTACGCAGCGCTGGTTGAACCGGTATTTATTGAACATCTGCTCCGGCATAAAGGAGCCAAGGTAGTCATTATGACCACCGCGGGAAAAGTCGATGGGATCTTATCCGGCGTTGCGGTGGATCATCTTCAATTGACGGTCGGGGATCATAAAGCGCTGCACATTCGTCTGGCCGAGGTGGTGTACTTCGAGGGAGTTCCGTTCTGA
- a CDS encoding aminoglycoside 3'-phosphotransferase, giving the protein MKKVRIPFDIKALPASLQPYIQTAAVYDSSSSEQAKTLYIEGANQPMFLKITKRGELKREGMMSDYLHGKGLAPKVLAYEQHGENDYLLTVALQGHDGVSGGHLKDPKRLAAVFGESLRYLHSVSAADCPFPNRTAELLQEYQESFMNKTEDIEGFPGGREQALLSLKKLQGTADHDVLLHGDYCLPNLIMRDFQLEGFIDLGYGGIGDLHYDLYWGIWTLRYNLGNDDYKDIFLDHYGRNDFDPERLALWTVLTDRI; this is encoded by the coding sequence ATGAAAAAAGTACGTATTCCATTCGACATCAAGGCGCTGCCTGCCAGCTTGCAGCCATATATCCAAACCGCTGCCGTCTATGACAGCAGCTCATCGGAACAGGCCAAAACCCTGTACATCGAGGGAGCGAACCAACCGATGTTTTTGAAGATAACGAAACGGGGTGAACTTAAGAGAGAAGGGATGATGTCGGATTATCTGCACGGAAAAGGCCTGGCTCCCAAGGTGCTGGCTTATGAGCAGCATGGCGAGAACGACTACCTGCTGACCGTCGCCCTGCAAGGGCATGATGGGGTGTCCGGAGGCCATCTGAAGGATCCGAAGCGGCTGGCTGCCGTGTTTGGGGAGAGTTTGCGTTATCTCCATTCTGTATCTGCTGCCGATTGTCCATTTCCGAATCGAACGGCTGAACTTCTCCAGGAATATCAGGAAAGTTTCATGAACAAAACGGAAGATATCGAAGGGTTTCCGGGCGGAAGAGAACAGGCTCTATTAAGCCTTAAGAAGCTGCAAGGAACGGCAGATCATGATGTGCTGCTCCACGGCGATTATTGTCTGCCGAATCTGATAATGAGGGATTTCCAGCTTGAAGGTTTTATCGATCTGGGTTATGGCGGGATCGGAGACCTTCACTACGACCTCTATTGGGGGATATGGACGCTGCGATATAACCTGGGGAACGATGACTACAAGGATATTTTTCTCGACCATTACGGCCGAAACGATTTCGATCCGGAGAGATTGGCGTTATGGACTGTACTGACGGATCGTATCTAG
- a CDS encoding GNAT family N-acetyltransferase — protein MNIRKLNTHEKPPMDLLLLADPSVRLVEDYVKRGHCYVAEENTHPIGVYVLLPTRPDTIELVNVAVSENLHGQGYGKQLVNHAIGQARELGYSTIEVGTGSTGVAQLALYQKCGFRMTGIDRDFFVRHYDEEIYENGMRLRDMVRLSLDL, from the coding sequence GTGAACATTAGAAAGCTGAATACTCATGAAAAACCCCCAATGGACCTGCTGCTGCTTGCAGATCCATCGGTAAGGCTCGTGGAGGACTATGTAAAGCGCGGTCATTGTTATGTCGCTGAAGAGAACACGCATCCCATTGGGGTCTACGTCCTGCTGCCTACAAGGCCTGATACGATCGAGCTCGTTAACGTTGCCGTAAGCGAGAATCTGCACGGCCAGGGATATGGCAAACAGCTTGTGAATCATGCCATCGGGCAGGCCCGAGAGCTCGGATATTCAACCATTGAAGTCGGAACAGGGAGTACGGGCGTCGCGCAGCTGGCGCTGTATCAGAAATGCGGATTTCGGATGACAGGCATCGACCGGGACTTTTTTGTCCGTCATTATGATGAAGAAATCTACGAGAATGGCATGCGGCTGCGCGATATGGTGCGGTTGTCGCTAGATTTGTAA
- a CDS encoding spore coat protein, giving the protein MSQNPRHLAWHETLEIHELTAFQANNLMGFKMSLHDIKDPELHGLYTEAINGVEQNLRELLPYFSQAPTGTRSLSGADLFAYYAGHLLGFAKTSVRSYAIAITEAATPSVRETLQKQLNKAIELHGKVFYFMYARGLYPSYNLKQLLENDVKNANKALSL; this is encoded by the coding sequence ATGAGTCAAAATCCGAGGCATCTCGCTTGGCATGAAACGTTGGAGATTCATGAATTAACCGCCTTTCAGGCAAATAACCTGATGGGGTTCAAGATGTCATTGCATGATATCAAGGACCCGGAGCTCCATGGGCTGTATACTGAAGCGATAAATGGAGTAGAACAGAACCTGAGGGAGCTCCTGCCTTATTTTTCACAAGCGCCCACAGGAACCCGCAGTCTTTCCGGTGCCGATTTGTTTGCGTATTACGCAGGCCATCTGCTGGGCTTCGCCAAAACCTCTGTCCGCAGCTACGCCATTGCGATTACCGAAGCCGCAACGCCAAGCGTAAGAGAAACCCTGCAGAAGCAATTGAACAAAGCCATTGAACTGCACGGCAAGGTCTTCTATTTCATGTATGCTCGCGGTCTGTATCCTTCCTACAATTTGAAGCAGCTGCTGGAGAATGACGTGAAGAATGCCAACAAGGCATTAAGCCTGTAA
- a CDS encoding GNAT family N-acetyltransferase, whose product MYMSSYHIRVAGREDESFLREMLYESLYVPEGEEPFSRDILEEPFMKKYVEDWGREGDLGYIAVNAAGKPAGSITIRYFDEGNKGFGYVSDDIPELGMALLPESRGQGLGTALMKELFRGMKERGIQKVSLSVAPENTAAMKLYERFGFQEVGMSGTSITMLADVI is encoded by the coding sequence ATGTACATGAGTTCATATCATATTCGAGTCGCTGGCCGGGAGGATGAATCCTTTCTACGGGAAATGCTGTATGAGTCCCTGTATGTGCCCGAGGGAGAGGAGCCTTTCAGTCGGGACATACTCGAAGAGCCGTTCATGAAAAAATATGTGGAGGACTGGGGGCGAGAGGGCGATTTAGGCTATATTGCCGTGAATGCCGCAGGGAAGCCGGCAGGCTCAATTACGATCCGTTATTTTGATGAAGGGAACAAAGGGTTCGGTTACGTGAGTGACGACATTCCGGAACTGGGCATGGCGCTGCTGCCGGAATCCCGCGGGCAAGGGCTCGGAACGGCCCTGATGAAGGAATTGTTCAGAGGAATGAAGGAGCGGGGAATTCAAAAGGTATCGTTAAGCGTCGCTCCGGAGAATACGGCCGCTATGAAATTATATGAGCGGTTCGGATTCCAGGAGGTGGGCATGAGCGGAACCTCTATCACGATGCTTGCGGATGTAATCTGA
- a CDS encoding GNAT family N-acetyltransferase, which produces MLVYEAGPITVRELEEQDEISLASWLSNPDVLQYYEGRDNPHDVERVREHFYVDDDETRCIIEHEGKPIGYIQFYLLDEETLGEYGYNESDADCRTFATDQFIGEPDYWNRGIGTKLMTSMVEYLVFQRQADRIVMDPQAWNERAIACYEKCGFRKVRLLEKHEQHEGELRDCWIMEYRAERK; this is translated from the coding sequence ATGCTGGTGTACGAGGCTGGACCGATTACGGTTCGCGAGCTGGAGGAGCAGGATGAAATATCCTTGGCTTCATGGCTGTCCAATCCGGATGTGCTGCAGTATTATGAGGGACGGGACAATCCTCACGACGTGGAGCGGGTGCGGGAGCATTTTTACGTGGATGATGATGAGACTCGCTGCATCATTGAGCATGAGGGGAAACCGATCGGATATATTCAGTTTTATCTTCTGGATGAAGAGACGTTAGGCGAGTATGGATATAACGAGAGTGATGCAGACTGCAGAACCTTCGCCACGGATCAATTCATCGGGGAGCCGGATTATTGGAATCGAGGCATCGGTACGAAGCTCATGACTTCCATGGTGGAGTATCTCGTGTTTCAGAGGCAGGCTGATCGGATCGTAATGGACCCGCAGGCATGGAATGAACGGGCGATTGCTTGTTACGAGAAGTGCGGCTTCCGGAAGGTCCGACTGCTGGAGAAGCATGAACAGCATGAAGGTGAACTGCGGGACTGCTGGATTATGGAGTATCGGGCAGAGCGAAAGTAA
- a CDS encoding tetratricopeptide repeat protein yields the protein MNGHPYGSSDPHNVISIEMNANFFFDRAVRSLDRFQYDKALKYFRKAVEYEPDNPVNHCNMAGILSETGDYKASNDVLAHILEQVDPLMTECYFYMANNYANMEQFEKAEEALVTYLEEDPSGQFLDEAEEMMELLHYELNRPAKLNRIKSREGVVEHEHARALLEEGKFAQAVKLLGEIVKDNPDFLAARNNLSLAYYYMGRFDTAKRTIGEVLDQEPGNLHGLCNLAIFFQHEGNQEQRDRLMDMLTVTVPFHQEHVFKLATTMGILGQHEIAYGHFRRLLKDEEFSGDPSLYHYTAVAACNSGYYDRAEKYWRQALKLDGDSVIPDFYLAQLQKRKETGTEQMKVSYHYHLPFEEQFKRWEHDGDKLTEEAKQNPLIRSSFFWALRHGDPHTKLQVIRTLELIADEEVQHALQSFLQEPGEDAELKDAARLVLQQMEAASNRLKERRDDRDISSSKTREVLPDWLPSWKAVLERAEQTMDMRVDAFWKKEMENLWSEFLSRLYPDIPNIRNVEGWAAALEYLTAKKRGRTLTYEQVAVRYGISPSTVSRYARQMDSVCETKAQPDDNFRPFTENI from the coding sequence GTGAATGGTCATCCATATGGGTCCAGTGACCCCCACAATGTTATATCTATCGAGATGAATGCCAATTTCTTCTTCGATCGCGCGGTTCGTTCGCTTGATCGTTTCCAATATGACAAGGCTCTGAAATATTTTCGCAAAGCTGTTGAATATGAACCGGATAATCCGGTGAATCATTGCAATATGGCGGGTATATTATCAGAGACGGGAGATTATAAAGCTTCCAACGATGTGCTGGCTCACATTCTGGAGCAGGTTGACCCGTTGATGACGGAGTGCTACTTCTATATGGCGAACAATTACGCCAATATGGAGCAATTCGAGAAAGCGGAAGAAGCGCTTGTTACCTATCTGGAGGAAGACCCGAGCGGTCAGTTTTTGGATGAGGCTGAGGAGATGATGGAGCTGCTTCATTACGAGCTGAATCGTCCAGCCAAGCTGAACCGGATCAAGAGTCGTGAAGGCGTGGTCGAGCATGAGCATGCGCGGGCACTGCTTGAGGAAGGGAAATTCGCACAAGCGGTCAAGCTGTTGGGGGAAATCGTCAAGGATAATCCGGATTTTCTGGCTGCGCGCAACAATCTGTCTCTAGCCTATTATTATATGGGACGCTTTGATACCGCGAAGCGCACCATTGGCGAGGTGTTGGATCAGGAGCCGGGCAATCTGCACGGTCTATGCAATCTGGCTATCTTCTTTCAGCATGAAGGAAATCAGGAGCAGCGTGACCGATTGATGGACATGCTAACGGTGACGGTTCCTTTCCATCAGGAGCATGTGTTTAAGCTGGCGACAACGATGGGAATACTGGGGCAGCACGAAATTGCCTACGGTCATTTTCGCCGGTTGTTGAAGGATGAGGAGTTTAGCGGAGATCCTAGCCTGTATCATTACACGGCCGTTGCGGCATGCAATAGCGGTTATTATGACAGGGCCGAGAAATATTGGCGGCAAGCATTGAAGCTGGATGGGGATTCGGTGATTCCGGATTTCTATCTGGCACAGCTGCAAAAGCGTAAAGAGACCGGTACGGAACAGATGAAGGTGAGTTATCACTATCATCTTCCGTTCGAAGAGCAGTTCAAACGCTGGGAGCATGACGGCGACAAATTGACGGAGGAAGCGAAGCAGAATCCGCTGATTCGTTCTTCGTTCTTCTGGGCGCTCCGACATGGCGATCCCCATACCAAGCTGCAGGTGATCCGGACGCTGGAATTGATTGCCGATGAAGAGGTGCAGCACGCGCTGCAATCGTTCCTGCAGGAACCGGGAGAGGATGCGGAGCTGAAGGATGCCGCCCGCCTGGTGCTTCAGCAGATGGAGGCCGCAAGCAATCGGCTGAAGGAACGCCGCGACGATCGCGATATATCCAGCAGCAAGACCCGCGAGGTGCTGCCGGATTGGCTGCCTTCCTGGAAGGCGGTGTTGGAGAGGGCAGAGCAGACTATGGACATGCGGGTAGATGCTTTTTGGAAAAAAGAGATGGAGAATCTCTGGTCCGAGTTCCTGAGCCGGCTGTACCCTGATATTCCGAACATTCGGAATGTGGAGGGCTGGGCAGCGGCATTGGAATATTTGACGGCCAAGAAGCGTGGAAGAACTCTGACCTATGAACAGGTAGCTGTCCGTTACGGCATTTCGCCATCAACGGTGAGCCGTTACGCACGTCAAATGGATAGCGTATGTGAAACGAAAGCACAGCCGGATGATAATTTCCGGCCATTTACGGAAAACATTTAA